tattggtgttctttagtagtggttctttgcagcaattcgaccgtgaaggcctgattcacgcagtctcctctcaaCAATGTTGAGATGTCTCTTACTTAGACTCTGTGAGGTGCAATCTGAGGGGCCGTTAATTgcccatttctgaggctggtaactctatatGAACTtatactctgcagcagaggtaactctgggtcttttcttcctgtggcggtcctcatgagagctagtttcatcatagtgcttgctGGTTTTTCAGCTGCACTTgaaaaactttcaaagttcttacatttccagattgactgaccttcatgtcttaaagtaatgatggactgtcatttctcttcgcttatttgagctgttcttgccctaatatggacttgttattttaccaaatagggctatcttctgtgtaccaaccctaccttgtcacaacacaactgcttggctcaaacacattaaaataAGAAATTCCAGAAATTAACAAGGCaaattaattgaaatgcattcccagtgactacctcatgaagctggttgaaagaatgccaagagcatgcaaagctatcatcaaggcaaagggtggctactttgaagtctcacatgaaatatattttgatttgttttacacttttttggtcactAAATGTTTCCATGTGtcttatttcataattttgatgtcttcactattattctaaaatgtagaaaatatcaaaaataaaaaacccttgtatgagtaggtgtgcctcaccttttgacaggtactgtacataGTGAACTCCTaaacattgtaaatatgaatacagTCATTTCAGAACGTGGCCTACCACCTGAATGTCAATAACAGACTGGAAAGAATTGAAGTTTGCGATCTCTCCCTATCTGCAAGCATGACCAATGGCATAACAACTTACTGATATGTAAATTTAACCAACCAATAGGAATACACAATCAAAATACAGGTTTCTGCAGTGTCAAGTGGAAACATAACCAACCCTGTTACACAGACAATAGAAtaatatttacattttttgttCCAATAGTCATTTACAGTATATACAACCATTTGGCAGCGAGAAGTGTATGTACTATACTGCATATACAACCATTTGGTCACTATCATAAGGCAGGAAGTGCCGAATGAACCACCATAtccctaaacacacacaacagactACAGGCAGGGATTTGTATGCATTGAAGCCCTAAATCATTCAGGATTTCTCACAAATAGTCCAGGCATCTACTATCCAGAGGTCCAAAGAGTGAGGACTTCCCGTGACAGAGGCAAGTCTAACACTCTGGGTAAATTCAGCACCAGTGTGCCCCCTGCTGGAAAAGTTGATAattcagttagccactgctagggCCTCTGGGACGAGGGAGGCAAAGAAAGCTTTGAAAAAGATCCAGGCAGTCCAAACGATGGACACCCTGTGTGGAGGCACCAGCACTGCAGTCAGGGGGTGTGGTTCATCAACCTCAGCCTCCGCCCCGGCCCCCTCTTCTCCTGCAGGGTCCTCCatctgagagaagaggagaaactgTTAGCCCCACCGCCAGAGTTGAGATATAAACAGACTGTATTTATTCAAAACTGTTACTGAAACGCTACATGCTGTGTGAGGAATGTTACTACATAAGGGCAGTAGCTAAATGCCTTGTTAATAAAGCCATCTCTGTTTTCCACCGCCAGAGTGAATGTGTCTTACAGGTGGAACTGGGTTCCTGTCCTGGATGACCTCGGGGACCTGGTTGTTGGGACCTCTGACCAGGGGCCTTCTCCTGAAGGGGAACCAGCCTGCTGTGTGCCTGAGTGGAAGACAACAGGGATTAATAAAGTAGATCTGCATGATTTTTCTTAAACTGTGTGTTTATTACAGAGTCATAGCATACAGTCAAAGTACACAGGATACATGTTATTTGTGAGTACATCTTATTCACGTGGTGGTGAATTTCATGTTATTAATGGTTAAGAACAGGAAGTGCAAAAAAAGAGGCAGTACCAACTCACTGATATGATAATAATGGAAACTCTGTTTACATTCCCAGGACCAGTACAACTAACAGATAATGAAAATGTTCTTTTCATCCttttttctattctggttagagccagtttgcgctgatctgtgaagggagtagtacacagcgttgtacaagatcttcagtttcttggcaatttgtcgcatggaatagccatattttctcaaaacaagaatagactgacaagtttcagaagaaagttctttgtttctggccattttgagcctgtaatcgaacccacaaatgctgatgctccagatactcaactagtctaaagaaggacagttttattgcttctttaaatcagaacaacagttttcagctgtactaacattattgcaaaagggttttctaatgatcaattagccttttaaaatgataaacttggattagctaacaacttgccactggaacacaggagagatggtggctgacaatgggcctctgtacgcctatgtagattttccataaaaatctgccgtttccagctacaatagtaatttacaacattgacaatgtctacactgcatttctgatcaatttgatgttattttaaatggacaaaaacaaatattttctttcaaaaacaaggacatttctacgtgaccccaaacttttgagaaCAAACAAACAGCCACAAAAACAGCAAACTCACAGGTACATAAGGAGGAGGCTGCTCATGACCAGGACGAAGCGGCTCAGGCTGGAGTAGAAGTAGACGATGCTGAGGAAGACACCCAGACGTGCAGCCGTGTACACCCAGTCAAGCCAATCCCGATTGatatcctcctcatcctccatcacAGGTCCGCCCTGGGCGTTCATCCGCAGGTTCTGATTGGCTGCTCCCGGGTTGATGAATGCGGCATCCTgtgcattctgattggctggcagGGCTGCTGGGATAGCGGCTTGGTGGGGTGCGACAGGCAGGGATGGGCCGGCGGCTGGGGCAAAGGGGGcagaggctgctgctgctgcgtagGCTGCATGGCTTTGGGACAAAAGACAGACACAGTCTAAGCAAAACACACTTCAAGTATTTTCCCTGCTTAACCCTTGCCTACAATTTCCGTGCCCCCGCAAAAATCTAATTAAAATCCCCAAGAAAATGTGTCTAAGCTAGAGAtgtttttttgcatgggctgcttCTCAATCCACCCCATCTGCCAATATCACCCTAGACTGGTATATGTCAGACCATGACACATCCCGAAAATCGTTCTTCTTAAGAAAATGTCCGTAGCGTCAGCacagtttggcctacaaactattctATTGAAAGATGATACCCTCACGAAAACGACAGTTCTAAAGACACCCACAAACTtcacaagactcatctgaagTTGGTACAGCCtcttctgccaacttctgtctgtagcctccaaacggtttgggctacacactaatatgacgtCTCAGTGGAAAGCTGACTCCtacgaacacgatggtgttctgcGTTTTGCTCTAGGACGCCCACAAGTATCACAAGACTCGCGTGAAGGTCCCCGGtagggtttttcttgatttttaatattttctacattgtagaataatagtgaaggtatCAAAACcatgaacacatatggaatcagatgttcaacaaatctaaatatattttatatattcttcaaagcagccatcctttgccttgatgacagctttgcatactcttggcattctctcagccagcttcatgatGAATgatttcccaacagtcttgaaggagttcccacatatgctgagcacttgttggcttttccttcactctgtggtctaactcatacaaaaccatctcaattgggttgaggttgggtgattgtggaggccaggtcatctgatgcagcactccatcactctccttcttggtcaaatagcccttacacagcctggaggtgtgtggggtcattgttctgttgaaaaacaaatgatagtcccactaagcgcaaaccagatgggagtgcatatcgctgcagaatgctgtggtagccatgccggttaagtctgccttgaattctaaataaatcacagacagtgtcacaaagcacccccacacctcctcctacatgcttcatggtggggaaccacacatgcagagattccacgttcacctactctgcatctcacaaagacacggcagttggaaccaaaaatctaaaatttggactcatcagaccaaaggacagatttccactggtctaatgtccattgctcgtgtttcttggcccaagcaaggctCTTCatattattggtgttctttagagTGGTTTAATTGCAGCGATTTGACCATgatggcctgattcacacagtctcctctgaacagttgatgttgagatgtgtctgttatttgaactctgaagcagagtggctgcaatctgaggtgcagttaactctaatgaacttatcctctgcagcagaggtaactctgggtcattCTTTCCCGTgggggtcctcatgagagctagtttcatcatagcgcttgatggatttacaactgcacttgaaaaaacgtTCAATATTCTTGAATTTCTTCCAGATTACTGaccatcatgtcttaaagtaatgatggactgtcgtttctctttgcttatttgagctgttcttgccataatatggacttattttaccaaatagggctatgttccaggtgactacatcatgaagctggttgagataacgtcaagagtgtgcaaagctgtaattttttttacattttacctttattttactaggcaagtcagttaagaacaaattcttattttcaatgatggcctaggaacagtgggttaactgccttgttcaggggcagaacgacagattattaccttgtcagctcggggattcgatcttcgataagctcggggattcgatctttcggttactagtccaacgctctaaccagtaggctacctacctgccgtaatcaaggcaaagggtagctactttgaagaatctcaaatatatttagatttgtttaacactttaggttactacatgattccatttatgtcatttcatagttttgatgtcttcactattattctaaaatgtagaaaattgttaataataaagaaaaaccctggaatgtgtaggtgtgcccaaacttttgactggtgctgtacatAGATTTATCCCCATATTTTAGGTACTAaactttcttatatctctcagatataggacagacagttcaaaacaaacttccttttacattttttgggggactattattccatgtagtgaatctgtttttcaatgcgtttctattggctaatagcagtaatgccaaattcaatgttCCATCGAATCATTTTTGTATATATGTTTTGATAACTTAATgggtcttaaaattcaaaatcaaacatCTAAAtaatccttggtatgaccatcttaaaacactTTCATATGTTagcttattatttatttatttttggatcagaaaaccaaataaaaccacccagaAGTTTGGGAACCCTGCTCTAGAGGGTTAATAATATGCTATGGCAGAACAGTAGGAAGTCACATAACTAAATGTGATAAAATGCTTGTGATTGAATACTTACTACTGCATGTAGTACTGGCGAGCATACATGTGCTGCAGCCAGAGAAGCTGTTGAGGGCTGTAGAGGGAGTAAGTGGGGAAGGTTGGGTTTGTCATCTCTGCTGCCACTAGCCTAGAAACACAGGATAATAGCAGTGTGAATTACATGTCATGTCCGACTGAAGGATAGACCAATGTATTGCAAATAATCTCTCCAAGCAATATAACTCTTCATAAAGCAACAcaagtaatatatacagtactaatACCACCAGCCTTATGCAAAGAATGCACCAGTCTTGTTAACTCACGTTGTAGTGTCAGGCCATGCAGTTGCTGGTGGGGTGTGAGAGGGGGCAGGGGGCCTGCG
This is a stretch of genomic DNA from Oncorhynchus nerka isolate Pitt River linkage group LG25, Oner_Uvic_2.0, whole genome shotgun sequence. It encodes these proteins:
- the LOC115109364 gene encoding homocysteine-responsive endoplasmic reticulum-resident ubiquitin-like domain member 1 protein → MDNTGFPKQKTIKLVIKTPNQAHGDQTIEGVDMDWSVKELKTHLSRMYPNNPAESDQRLIYSGKLLPDHLHVRDIFRKTDLTPTVHLVCAVRTQPIGPLGARPKVRESEQQEAQTSAMPTGQNTEGASRAPSVPTELELRQRRPPAPSHTPPATAWPDTTTLVAAEMTNPTFPTYSLYSPQQLLWLQHMYARQYYMQYHAAYAAAAASAPFAPAAGPSLPVAPHQAAIPAALPANQNAQDAAFINPGAANQNLRMNAQGGPVMEDEEDINRDWLDWVYTAARLGVFLSIVYFYSSLSRFVLVMSSLLLMYLHTAGWFPFRRRPLVRGPNNQVPEVIQDRNPVPPMEDPAGEEGAGAEAEVDEPHPLTAVLVPPHRVSIVWTAWIFFKAFFASLVPEALAVAN